From Acetonema longum DSM 6540:
ATCACGCCAGCTCCTTCCGGTGTGATTTTACATAGTAGACAAATACGTCTTCCAAGGAAGGCCGGATGACCTGGCAGTCCAGATCGGCAAAGCGGCTTTCCTCCTCCCGTGATACCAAGAGATGCACCGCTGCGCCATGGGCATAAGCATCCAGGAGCGGACGCTGTTCTTGCGCCAGTGCTTCCAGCAAAGCCATGGGTTCCTCGCATAAGACCCGCAGCAAAACGCCGGGAATCTGGCGTTTTAACTCTTCCGACGCTGCCGAAACGATCAGGCTTCCTTCATAGATGAAGCCGATCTCGTCGCAATGCTCGGCCTCATCCATGAAGTGAGTGGTAACCATGATAGTGGTTCCCCCGGCCGCCAGGTCATAAATCATATCCCAAAACCGGCGCCGTGCCTTGGGATCTACACCGCCGGTAGGTTCATCCAAGAACAGGATGTCAGGCTGGTGTAAAATGGAGCAGCCCAAAGCCAGTCTCTGTTTCCAGCCGCCTGACAGGTTAGTGACCAGTTCCTGCTCCCGGCCCCGCAGTCCGGCCATGTCCAGCATAGCCTCGATTCGCCGTTTCTTTCTTTCGCCGGCCAGACTGTACATCCCGGCATAAAACTCCAGATTCTCCCGGATGGTCAGATCATCATAAAGGCTGAATTTTTGCGACATATAGCCAATCTGCTGCTTGATGGCCTCACTGTCCTTAATGATGTCACAGCCTAAAATCCTGCCGCTGCCGCCGGTAGGGTTCAGAATGCCGCAAAGCATGCGGATGGTAGTAGACTTGCCGGAGCCATTGGGTCCAAGAAAGCCATAAATACTGCCCCGCTTAATACGCAGGCTGACTTTATTCACGGCGGTAAAATCGCCGAATGTGCGGGTCAGGTTGTGCGTTTCCACTGCGTACATTGCTATTCCTCCCCTGCCAGTTCCACAAATACATCCTCCAGAGACGGCGCCGTTTCCCTCAGGCTGCCGATATCCAGGCCGGCTGCCGCCAGTGCCTGGCGAATTGCGGCCATGGCTGTCTCCGGGTCATCCACTACCAGATGATATTTATCGCCAAAGGCATTCATGTCCCGGA
This genomic window contains:
- a CDS encoding ABC transporter ATP-binding protein, with product MYAVETHNLTRTFGDFTAVNKVSLRIKRGSIYGFLGPNGSGKSTTIRMLCGILNPTGGSGRILGCDIIKDSEAIKQQIGYMSQKFSLYDDLTIRENLEFYAGMYSLAGERKKRRIEAMLDMAGLRGREQELVTNLSGGWKQRLALGCSILHQPDILFLDEPTGGVDPKARRRFWDMIYDLAAGGTTIMVTTHFMDEAEHCDEIGFIYEGSLIVSAASEELKRQIPGVLLRVLCEEPMALLEALAQEQRPLLDAYAHGAAVHLLVSREEESRFADLDCQVIRPSLEDVFVYYVKSHRKELA